A part of Camelus ferus isolate YT-003-E chromosome 6, BCGSAC_Cfer_1.0, whole genome shotgun sequence genomic DNA contains:
- the LOC116664411 gene encoding uncharacterized protein LOC116664411 encodes MARERVESLQTLKCRDPRLPPFSLALGWHVGVRGLGSGPRGQAGTREGALSPAPWGLARADVSPGPGFRNPSWPLAPESLAIAGFLGCDLDNVFSFLNNPSGKRDSNFERAGFDVPLLSTNSTPPAPYPQHPGQAFADPTAAGGHSESGPRSHAGSRGMFPDRLLRSGRLPGTSREPQRRAQLAMAGLGFKDESVCPHTCPPVAEHLEGEGALLMALILPRGTAFFFFLNRFKRPPEGPPQCLLGLLKSARICLTLIPGIMDSGSERSRDLPEATQLEVAGQGLDTKACDCWLEKAEGTSVPVRVCGLGVKLALSLHPGPSP; translated from the exons ATGGCAAGGGAGAGGGTGGAATCTCTGCAAACCCTGAAGTGCCGTGACCCCCGGTTACCTCCTTTCTCCCTGGCACTGGGCTGGCACGTCGGGGTGAGGGGTCTGGGCTCTGGGCCTCGAGGCCAGGCCGGCACCCGGGAAGGTGCCCTGAGCCCGGCTCCGTGGGGCTTGGCACGAGCAGACGTTTCCCCAGGGCCGGGCTTTCGCAATCCTTCTTGGCCACTGGCTCCTGAGTCTCTGGCAATTGCAGGTTTTCTCGGCTGTGATTTGGacaatgttttttcctttctaaataacCCCTCTGGAAAAAGGGACTCTAACTTTGAACGAGCTGGCTTCGATGTTCCACTTCTTTCCACAAACAGCACCCCCCCCGCACCCTACCCCCAGCACCCTGGCCAAGCATTTGCAGACCCGACAGCAGCTGGGGGTCACTCCGAG AGCGGTCCTCGTTCGCATGCCGGCTCCAGAGGGATGTTTCCTGATCGCCTACTACGTTCTGGGCGCCTGCCAGGCACCTCTCGGGAGCCTCAGAGGAGGGCACAGCTGGCAATGGCAGGACTGGGCTTTAAAGATGAGTCTGTGTgtccccacacctgccctccAGTCGCTGAGCacttggagggggagggagccctGCTGATGGCTCTGATTCTGCCCAGGggcacagcattttttttttttttaaataggtttaaACGCCCTCCAGAGGGGCCCCCTCAATGCCTCCTTGGACTTCTCAAGTCTGCTCGGATCTGCCTCACTCTCATTCCAGGCATCATGgactcaggctcagagagatcaAGAGACTTGcctgaagccacacagctggAAGTGGCAGGGCAGGGACTAGACACCAAGGCATGCGACTGCTGGCTGGAGAAGGCTGAGGGTACCTCAGTTCCAGTCCGCGTCTGTGGCCTGGGGGTCAAGCTCGCCCTCTCTCTACACCCGGGGCCGAGCCCCTGA